The genomic region TTATTCTTGGTCTCATAAAAATTTAGGCGATATTCTCGCCGCCCAAGGTAAAATTGATGAAGCTACTGTCTGTTATCGTCGGGCAATTAAACTTAAACCCAGAATTTTGTAACCTTCGGTAGTGCCTTCGTTAGCCTTCGATAGGGGGCGTTAGCGACAGCGTAACGCACCGATATGTAAGATTTATTTAAGTAGTAGGGTGGGCAATGCCCACCCTACATTTACTCCTATAAAAATTTCCGCGAACACACCCTACCCGATTATTACCCAAATCTCATTCTTCCCATGTCCGACTTACTCGATAATCGCCAAATTACCCATTATCAAAAAGCCCTGCTGATTAAGCCCGATAATCCTCAAGTACACTATAAATTAGGGAAAATCTGGGAAAAATTAGAACAGTGGGAAAAGGCGAGCGATTGTTATCTACAAGTGATTTCTCTTTACAGAGAATCTAGTCAAATCAAAGATATTTTTGCTAAAGCTTATATCCAATTAATCGAGATTAGGGAAAAATGTCCGATAGACCAAGCAATTCGGATATACCGTAAATTCGTTGATAAGTACCCAGATTTTTTAATTGCCCATGTTGGTTTGGGGGACTTATTAACTCAACAAGGAAACTTAGCAGCGGCTATATTTTGTTACAAAAATACAAGTTATCAGCAGCTTTTAGGTTCTCATCCTGAGTTTGTCAAAAATTATTGGCATCCTGACAATCCCCGTCAGCCTCATTTTTTAATTATTGGCATTGGCAAAGGCGGAACCAGTTCGCTTTATCGTTACCTAGGAAAGCATCCGCAAATTTTGCCAGCCATTAAAAAAGAAACATTCTTTTTCACCGAAAACATCTCTCAAGGGTTAGACTGGTATTTAGCACATTTCCCACCTATTCCTAAAGACGCTGATTTTTTGACAGGAGAAGCGACTCCTTGGTATCTAGTCAGTTTCGACGTTGAGAAACAAGTTGCTAAGTTATTTCCGAATATTAAAATAATCATCTTGTTGAGAAATCCCGTATTTCGGTCATTCTCTCAATATCAAATGCAACGGAGACTGGGAAAAGAGCATCGGTCATTTTCTGAGGTCATTTCTTCGGAGATGGCAGCGATAAACAAGTTATCATCTCTGGGAAATGCTGATGGCACCTACTGGCAGACAGAAAAAGGTTGTTTATTATTTAGCCTATACGTTTACTTTATTGAGAAATGGATGGCTGTATTTCCCAGGGAACAGTTTTTAATTTTAAAGAGTGAAGACTTTTATGCCAATCCAGCAGTGACCCTGACCCAAGTGTTTGAGTTTTTCGGAGTGCCGGATTATCCCCTACCAGAATATCCAAATTATAATCCGGGGTCGTACAATCCCATCAGTGATAATTTGCGGCAGAGGTTAGCCGATTTTTTCCGACCCCACAATCAGAAGTTAGAGCAATATTTGGGGATGAAATTTAATTGGAATTAAGTTAATGAATAGGCTTTCTCGTTCCCAGGGTCTCCCTGGGAATGCCAGTCAAGAGGCTCTGCCTCGCGTGAATATTCTCGTTTTTCTCGTTTTTCTCGTTTCTCGTTCCCAGGGTCTCCCTGGGAATGCCAGTCAAGAGGCTCTGCCTCGCGTGAATATAAATAACCCACTAAAAATCAATTTTTTTCTCGTTCCCAGGGTCTCCCTGGGAATGCCAGTCAAGAGGCTCTGCCTCGCGTGAATATAAATAACCCACTAAAAATCAATTTTATCCAAACTTAAAACCCCTGGCTCACCAATATAATTACGATAACTCGAATATCGCCAATGAGCTGGATGGTCTACATAGCCACGTCTC from Oxynema aestuarii AP17 harbors:
- a CDS encoding tetratricopeptide repeat-containing sulfotransferase family protein, whose product is MSDLLDNRQITHYQKALLIKPDNPQVHYKLGKIWEKLEQWEKASDCYLQVISLYRESSQIKDIFAKAYIQLIEIREKCPIDQAIRIYRKFVDKYPDFLIAHVGLGDLLTQQGNLAAAIFCYKNTSYQQLLGSHPEFVKNYWHPDNPRQPHFLIIGIGKGGTSSLYRYLGKHPQILPAIKKETFFFTENISQGLDWYLAHFPPIPKDADFLTGEATPWYLVSFDVEKQVAKLFPNIKIIILLRNPVFRSFSQYQMQRRLGKEHRSFSEVISSEMAAINKLSSLGNADGTYWQTEKGCLLFSLYVYFIEKWMAVFPREQFLILKSEDFYANPAVTLTQVFEFFGVPDYPLPEYPNYNPGSYNPISDNLRQRLADFFRPHNQKLEQYLGMKFNWN